In Bradyrhizobium erythrophlei, a single genomic region encodes these proteins:
- a CDS encoding DUF3971 domain-containing protein produces the protein MHPRRQREAMVGQKSTQNPNPSVDAQAQQWDGADWHGEHDEAARRRARRLLSRSNSRFYLVTDRVGSLGRRLTGGRWFWRIAIVCVSLFVIFAGCFGGLWWRLGAGPINLDMATPWLAAAIEDNIGHGNTVEVGGTQIERAGRIRIAVRIRDIIVRDRDHAIVASAPKAEVRLSGYALLTGRLRAESLNLVDAELSVRITPDGYVTVSTGDNARPLATGVASKKEAGLPPTFPRPSAQAQMQPSPDQPAVPADSAQAGLLAGLDWLDSLSLTGLDGQNLNEIGLKNGSLIVDDQQRGNKWNFQNISLSLRRPSSGGVVLSVAEDSAPGWSLRVTVGPPANGVRSVDIKADKVSTTNILLALRLKDLNYSANLPLSGELKGELGRDGIPTYFRGKITSGAGEVVDSDTPEFPMAIDSAEVNLEWDANKRVLVAPFKIVSGENRITLLAHLEPPNGNVNDWQLGLSGGTILLAGNDGDPPVIFNRVAIGVRFDTVKKRVVLTQADFSNGEIGVAGTGTIDYSGEPRLMLGFAGTPMSASALKRIWPSLVVADVRQWVVDRVERGAVQRVEIGVNSPVRNLSRKGPPIPDDGLNVNIVANAVTLRPVDGLPSIRDADLKAHITGRTASVTVGQGAADTPAGRKLTVADAAFEVPDTFPKPVQAKVKFRIEGPVPAAAEILASDKLSDFSATLIDPNSSKGTASAVVNLALPIKHDITRADVSYTVSADLGGFAADRLVMNQKLEANSLKVVANNQGYQVRGDVKINGQAASLDYRKQNDGDADIKLQATLDEASRARFGFDLGPAVSGNIPVKLSGKIGGDNTRLGVDADLTQLKLDNILPGWVKTSGKSTRATFNVVQKPQSTRLEDIVIEGGGVSIKGSLEVDPNGDLVNANFPTYSPSDGDKTSLRADRGPDGVIKVTMRGDVFDGRGFLKTAISGRESDPKIKAKTLDFDVDVKLGAVAGFGGETLRSVDTKMSRRNGTLRSFSFTSKLGRDTPVTADLRRGQGRDVIYLETNDAGALLKFSDTYSKVSGGQLQLALDPPTSEPAAKEGLLNVRDFTVKGEASLDKLAAGGAPGAPGGIGFTRLRAEFVRQNGQLTIKEGVLKGPSIGGTIEGSIDYPGNQVRMSGTFVPLYGLNNLLNNVPVVGLFFGGSNEGVFGLTYEVVGTPDKPTLRVNPISPLFPGITRKIMDFNTGKQNGGAEFPAN, from the coding sequence ATCCATCCGCGCCGGCAACGAGAGGCAATGGTAGGACAAAAGTCGACCCAGAACCCCAATCCGTCGGTTGACGCCCAGGCCCAGCAATGGGACGGCGCCGACTGGCATGGGGAGCACGACGAAGCGGCACGGCGCCGTGCACGCCGGCTGCTGTCGCGGTCGAATTCCCGCTTTTATCTGGTGACCGATCGCGTCGGGTCGTTAGGGCGCCGGCTCACCGGCGGGCGCTGGTTCTGGCGGATCGCCATCGTCTGCGTGTCTCTGTTCGTCATCTTTGCCGGCTGTTTCGGCGGCCTGTGGTGGCGGCTTGGCGCAGGTCCGATCAATCTGGACATGGCAACGCCCTGGCTCGCCGCCGCGATCGAAGACAATATCGGCCACGGCAACACGGTCGAGGTCGGCGGCACGCAGATCGAGCGGGCCGGGCGGATCCGTATCGCCGTGCGCATCCGCGACATCATCGTGCGGGATCGCGACCACGCGATCGTTGCGAGCGCGCCAAAGGCCGAAGTGAGACTTTCAGGCTATGCGCTGTTGACGGGACGCCTGCGGGCTGAAAGCCTGAACCTGGTCGATGCCGAACTCAGCGTGCGCATCACGCCGGATGGTTATGTCACGGTATCGACCGGCGACAATGCGCGGCCGCTTGCCACCGGCGTTGCCTCGAAAAAAGAAGCGGGACTTCCTCCGACGTTCCCCCGTCCGTCCGCCCAAGCACAGATGCAGCCATCGCCGGACCAACCGGCAGTGCCGGCCGACAGCGCGCAGGCGGGACTGCTGGCTGGCCTCGACTGGCTCGACAGCCTCAGCCTGACCGGTCTTGACGGGCAAAATCTCAACGAGATCGGCTTGAAAAACGGCAGCCTCATCGTTGATGACCAGCAGCGCGGCAACAAATGGAATTTCCAGAACATCTCTCTCAGTCTGCGCCGGCCAAGCAGCGGCGGCGTGGTGCTCAGCGTTGCCGAGGACAGCGCACCCGGCTGGTCGCTGCGCGTGACGGTGGGGCCGCCTGCCAACGGCGTGCGATCGGTCGATATCAAGGCCGACAAGGTCTCGACGACCAACATCCTTCTGGCGCTGCGGTTGAAGGACCTGAACTACAGCGCCAACCTGCCGCTGAGCGGCGAGCTCAAAGGCGAACTCGGTCGCGATGGCATTCCCACCTATTTCCGCGGCAAGATCACTTCCGGCGCCGGAGAGGTCGTCGACAGCGACACGCCCGAATTTCCGATGGCGATCGATTCGGCCGAAGTGAATCTCGAATGGGACGCCAACAAGCGGGTGCTCGTGGCGCCATTCAAGATCGTTTCCGGTGAAAACCGGATCACGCTGCTTGCCCATCTCGAGCCTCCCAATGGCAATGTGAATGACTGGCAGCTGGGGCTTTCGGGCGGCACCATCCTGCTCGCCGGCAACGACGGCGATCCGCCGGTCATCTTCAACCGCGTCGCCATCGGCGTGCGGTTTGACACCGTCAAGAAACGCGTGGTGCTGACGCAGGCCGATTTCAGCAATGGCGAAATCGGCGTCGCCGGCACCGGCACCATCGACTATTCCGGCGAGCCCCGGCTGATGCTCGGCTTTGCGGGCACGCCGATGTCGGCATCCGCGCTCAAGCGGATCTGGCCGTCTTTGGTCGTTGCCGACGTGCGGCAGTGGGTGGTCGATCGGGTCGAACGCGGCGCCGTTCAGCGCGTCGAGATCGGGGTCAATTCGCCGGTTCGGAATCTCTCGCGAAAAGGGCCGCCGATTCCCGACGACGGCCTCAACGTCAACATCGTTGCCAATGCGGTGACGCTGCGGCCGGTGGATGGTCTGCCGTCCATTCGGGACGCCGATCTGAAAGCGCATATCACCGGCCGAACCGCCAGTGTCACCGTCGGCCAGGGCGCCGCCGATACGCCGGCTGGCCGCAAGCTCACGGTAGCCGATGCCGCATTCGAAGTGCCGGACACCTTCCCGAAACCCGTGCAGGCCAAGGTGAAGTTCCGCATCGAAGGTCCGGTGCCGGCGGCCGCGGAGATACTGGCGTCCGACAAGCTGAGCGATTTCTCCGCAACCCTGATCGATCCCAACTCCAGCAAGGGAACGGCTTCTGCGGTGGTCAACCTTGCGCTGCCGATCAAGCACGACATTACGCGGGCCGACGTCAGCTACACCGTCAGCGCCGATCTCGGCGGGTTTGCCGCCGATCGTCTGGTGATGAATCAGAAGCTGGAGGCCAATTCGCTGAAGGTGGTCGCCAACAACCAGGGCTATCAGGTCAGGGGCGACGTCAAGATCAACGGGCAGGCGGCTTCGCTCGACTACCGCAAACAGAATGACGGCGATGCCGACATCAAGTTGCAGGCCACGCTCGACGAGGCAAGCCGGGCCCGTTTTGGCTTCGACCTCGGTCCGGCCGTATCCGGCAATATCCCGGTCAAGCTGAGTGGCAAAATTGGCGGCGACAATACCCGCCTGGGCGTCGATGCTGATCTCACCCAGCTCAAGCTCGACAATATCCTTCCCGGCTGGGTCAAGACGTCGGGCAAGTCGACCCGCGCCACTTTCAACGTGGTTCAAAAGCCGCAATCGACGCGTCTCGAAGACATCGTGATCGAAGGCGGCGGCGTCTCGATCAAGGGATCGCTCGAGGTTGATCCGAACGGCGACCTCGTGAACGCGAACTTCCCGACCTACTCACCTTCCGACGGCGACAAGACCTCGTTGCGGGCCGATCGCGGACCGGACGGTGTGATCAAGGTCACCATGCGCGGCGATGTATTTGACGGCCGCGGTTTTCTCAAGACCGCGATTTCCGGCAGGGAGAGCGATCCAAAGATCAAGGCCAAGACCCTTGACTTCGACGTCGACGTGAAGCTCGGCGCGGTCGCAGGTTTTGGCGGCGAGACCTTGCGCAGCGTCGATACGAAAATGTCCCGCCGCAACGGAACGCTGAGAAGCTTCAGCTTCACGAGCAAGCTCGGCCGCGACACGCCAGTCACGGCCGACTTGCGCCGCGGACAGGGCCGCGATGTGATCTATCTCGAAACCAACGATGCGGGCGCGCTGCTTAAATTTAGCGATACCTATTCCAAGGTCTCCGGCGGCCAGCTTCAACTGGCGCTGGACCCGCCAACATCGGAGCCGGCGGCGAAGGAGGGACTTCTCAACGTCCGCGACTTCACGGTCAAGGGCGAGGCCTCGCTGGACAAGCTCGCTGCGGGTGGCGCGCCGGGCGCGCCGGGCGGCATCGGCTTTACGCGGCTGCGTGCGGAATTCGTGCGGCAGAACGGGCAGCTCACGATCAAGGAAGGCGTGCTCAAGGGGCCGAGCATCGGCGGCACGATCGAGGGCAGCATCGACTATCCCGGCAATCAGGTTCGCATGAGCGGCACCTTTGTGCCGCTCTACGGGTTGAACAACCTTCTCAATAATGTCCCCGTTGTCGGACTGTTCTTCGGCGGCAGCAATGAGGGCGTATTCGGCCTCACCTATGAAGTGGTTGGCACGCCGGACAAACCGACGCTGCGCGTTAATCCGATTTCGCCGCTCTTCCCCGGCATTACCCGCAAGATCATGGACTTCAACACCGGCAAGCAGAACGGTGGCGCCGAATTCCCGGCGAACTGA
- a CDS encoding peroxiredoxin: MSKKTRKKSSGHSARKTKSAASKASAKRGTSKSGQSVATKSGKNPKERQTKTLPGSSPKSSKPAASKPAATKANRKTRSTLAEGAKAPSFHLPGDGGNAVSLADYAGQKLVVFFYPRADTPGCTREAIDFTRLKDAFAASGTAVIGVSGDTPKAQEAFRNKHQLSVPLASDEKHEMLEAYGAWGEKSMYGRTFEGILRTTVLIGADGRIVKIWRNVRVDGHADDVLAAAKAT; this comes from the coding sequence ATGTCCAAGAAAACGCGCAAGAAATCCAGTGGTCATTCCGCCCGCAAGACGAAGTCCGCGGCATCGAAGGCATCGGCTAAACGGGGGACCTCGAAGTCGGGGCAATCGGTGGCAACCAAATCCGGCAAGAACCCAAAAGAGAGGCAAACCAAGACGTTGCCCGGCTCTTCGCCCAAATCATCAAAACCGGCTGCGTCAAAGCCTGCTGCGACAAAGGCGAATCGGAAGACACGGTCGACGCTGGCGGAAGGCGCCAAGGCGCCTTCGTTCCATTTGCCAGGGGACGGCGGTAACGCGGTCTCGCTTGCGGACTATGCCGGCCAGAAGCTTGTCGTGTTTTTCTACCCCCGTGCCGACACGCCGGGATGCACGCGGGAGGCCATCGACTTCACCCGCCTCAAGGATGCCTTCGCCGCCAGCGGGACCGCCGTCATCGGGGTATCAGGCGACACGCCCAAGGCGCAGGAGGCGTTTCGAAACAAGCATCAGCTCTCGGTTCCTCTCGCGTCGGATGAGAAACATGAGATGCTCGAGGCCTATGGCGCGTGGGGCGAAAAATCCATGTATGGCAGGACGTTCGAAGGCATCCTTCGCACCACCGTTCTGATCGGTGCGGACGGCCGAATCGTCAAAATCTGGCGCAATGTCAGGGTCGACGGGCACGCGGACGACGTGCTCGCTGCGGCCAAAGCCACCTGA
- a CDS encoding M23 family metallopeptidase: protein MSYRSGHQSEFRQPHDSSRQQLARQPANPSPATHEENSYTLVHAGKQVRVGPVVFWIVVGTVTALGMWSAATATYFAFRDDVLTRLIARQAEMQYAYEDRIAELRAKVDRATSRQLLDQEQFDQKLEQVMRRQTTLESRAAAIGGMSDVTGSIRSPSRGAAAADPAPSATPKPSPISDTAVFVAPPDREARLESRAPVLSLAPVTKAAKIQGVDNVIVRLQNSLDQVERRQLSSLTSLEDSLESRARRMRGVFTDLGLDVGQLEAATPRAGMGGPYVPVKLSGDAGAFERQLYRINISRAQVDRLNRTLALVPYRKPVIGEVEFTSGFGVRSDPFLGRPAMHTGLDFRAAMGDPVRVTANGKVASSGWAGGYGRMVEIDHGNGLSTRYGHLSEINVKVGDVVKIGQVIGAVGSTGRSTGPHLHYETRIDGEAVDPQKFLRAGVRLSAG from the coding sequence ATGTCGTACCGTTCCGGTCATCAGTCCGAGTTTCGCCAGCCGCATGATTCTTCCCGGCAGCAACTCGCCCGCCAGCCGGCCAACCCATCGCCCGCCACGCACGAAGAAAACAGCTACACGCTGGTTCACGCCGGCAAGCAGGTCCGTGTTGGACCGGTGGTGTTCTGGATTGTGGTCGGCACCGTCACGGCGCTCGGAATGTGGTCGGCGGCGACCGCGACCTATTTCGCATTTCGTGACGACGTGCTGACGCGGCTGATCGCACGGCAAGCGGAAATGCAATACGCCTACGAGGACCGGATCGCGGAACTTCGCGCCAAGGTCGATCGTGCCACCAGCCGGCAGTTGCTGGATCAGGAACAGTTCGACCAGAAACTCGAACAGGTCATGCGCCGCCAGACGACACTCGAATCGCGCGCGGCTGCGATCGGCGGCATGTCAGACGTGACGGGATCGATCCGCTCGCCATCGCGCGGCGCGGCTGCTGCCGATCCCGCCCCCTCCGCCACGCCGAAACCTTCTCCGATCAGTGACACGGCCGTGTTCGTCGCGCCGCCCGACCGCGAGGCCCGGCTGGAATCGCGCGCGCCGGTTCTCAGCCTTGCGCCGGTGACGAAAGCTGCCAAGATCCAGGGCGTCGACAACGTGATCGTGCGTTTGCAGAATTCGCTCGATCAGGTCGAGCGACGTCAGCTCTCGTCCCTCACTTCGCTTGAAGACAGCCTTGAATCGCGGGCGCGACGCATGCGCGGCGTGTTCACGGATCTCGGGCTCGACGTCGGCCAGCTCGAAGCTGCAACGCCGCGCGCCGGCATGGGCGGGCCCTATGTGCCGGTGAAATTGTCCGGAGATGCCGGCGCCTTCGAACGTCAGCTTTATCGTATCAATATCAGCCGAGCCCAGGTCGATCGCCTCAACCGCACGCTGGCGCTGGTGCCGTACCGGAAGCCCGTGATCGGCGAAGTCGAATTCACTTCGGGATTTGGCGTGCGCTCCGATCCGTTCCTCGGCCGCCCTGCGATGCATACGGGTCTCGATTTCCGCGCCGCCATGGGTGACCCCGTGCGCGTAACCGCCAACGGCAAGGTCGCGTCCTCAGGATGGGCCGGCGGATACGGACGGATGGTAGAGATCGATCACGGCAACGGCTTGTCGACACGCTACGGACATCTCTCCGAGATCAACGTGAAGGTCGGCGACGTCGTCAAAATCGGTCAGGTGATCGGCGCCGTCGGCTCGACCGGCCGTTCGACCGGACCGCATCTGCACTACGAAACCCGCATCGATGGCGAGGCCGTCGATCCGCAGAAATTCCTGCGCGCCGGTGTGCGTCTGAGCGCGGGCTAA
- the prfB gene encoding peptide chain release factor 2 (programmed frameshift): MRAEVERLVEEIKQSVGLLRRHLDVEKSTARLAELNQLAEDPNLWNDPQKAQKLMQERTSLEDSLSGIGKVEQELEDNIGMIELGEAENDAGVVGEAEAALKELKKEVARRELEALLSGEADRFDSYLEVHAGAGGTESQDWAQMLLRMYTRWAEKHGFKIEYLEESQGEEAGIKSATIQISGHNAYGWLKTEAGVHRLVRISPFDSNARRHTSFSSVAIFPVIDDSIKIDIKESDVRTDTMRSGGAGGQHVNKTESAVRLTHIPTGVAVVCQAGRSQHKNRAQAWDMLRARLYEIELKKREEQAAADQAAKTDIGWGHQIRSYVLQPYQMVKDLRTGVLTSDTSGVLDGDLDEFMAATLAQRAFGTDAGAVEDVD, encoded by the exons ATGCGCGCCGAAGTCGAACGTCTTGTCGAAGAGATCAAGCAGTCAGTCGGGCTGCTGAGGAGGCATCTT GACGTCGAAAAATCCACTGCGCGGCTGGCGGAGCTGAACCAGCTCGCCGAAGACCCCAATCTCTGGAACGATCCACAAAAGGCGCAGAAGCTGATGCAGGAGCGGACCTCGCTGGAGGATTCGCTGTCGGGCATCGGCAAGGTCGAGCAAGAGCTGGAAGACAATATCGGCATGATCGAGCTCGGCGAAGCCGAGAACGATGCCGGTGTGGTCGGCGAGGCCGAGGCCGCGCTGAAAGAGCTGAAGAAAGAGGTCGCGCGCCGCGAGCTTGAAGCGCTGTTGTCCGGTGAGGCCGATCGCTTCGATTCCTATCTGGAGGTTCACGCCGGCGCCGGCGGCACCGAGAGCCAGGACTGGGCGCAGATGCTGCTCCGGATGTACACGCGCTGGGCCGAAAAGCACGGCTTCAAGATCGAATATCTCGAGGAATCCCAGGGCGAAGAAGCCGGCATCAAATCGGCCACCATCCAGATCTCGGGTCACAACGCCTACGGCTGGCTCAAGACCGAAGCGGGCGTGCATCGGCTGGTGCGGATATCGCCGTTCGATTCCAACGCGCGGCGCCACACCTCTTTTTCGAGCGTTGCGATCTTTCCGGTCATCGACGACAGCATCAAGATCGACATCAAGGAATCCGACGTGCGCACCGATACGATGCGTTCAGGCGGCGCGGGTGGCCAGCACGTCAACAAGACCGAATCCGCGGTGCGGCTCACGCATATTCCGACCGGCGTTGCGGTGGTCTGCCAGGCCGGCCGTTCGCAGCACAAGAACCGCGCGCAGGCGTGGGACATGCTGCGTGCTCGCCTTTACGAAATCGAATTGAAGAAACGCGAGGAACAGGCGGCCGCCGATCAGGCCGCCAAGACCGACATCGGCTGGGGCCATCAAATCCGGTCCTACGTGTTGCAGCCCTATCAGATGGTCAAGGACCTGCGCACCGGGGTGCTGACGTCGGACACGTCAGGCGTGCTCGACGGCGACCTCGACGAATTCATGGCCGCGACCCTGGCGCAGCGCGCCTTCGGCACGGATGCCGGCGCGGTCGAGGACGTTGACTAG
- a CDS encoding penicillin-binding protein 1A — protein sequence MRLLVRFLGFLFAAGTVVFLVGVAGVAGAIWHFSKDLPDYSQLQDYEPPVMTRVHAADGALLGEYSKERRLYLPIQAVPKLVINAFLAAEDKNFYEHGGIDFSGMARAAVLYAQNIGSNRRPQGASTITQQVAKNFLLTNEVSFTRKIKEALLAMRIERTYSKDKILELYLNEIYLGLGAYGVAAASLVYFDKSVNELTVAEASYLAALPKAPAALHPVRNRDRAIERRNYVIDRLLENGWIKQADADKARKDQLIVTNRSNAAHTFAGEYFAEEVRRDIFERYGEKKLYEGGLSVRATLDPKIQVMARKTMAAGIVNYDEAQGWRGASSKLDISGDWGVKLADVKSLSDVSPWRLGVVLEISDQSARIGFQPGRELGGAVSKERQTGIITLDGVRWAKPTTGPAKGRTPTSMSQVLSPGDIIYADPLFKDGNAVEGQYRLRQLPEVSGAMVVMDPWTGRVLAMVGGFSFDQSQFNRATQAYRQPGSSFKPIVYSAALDNGYTPSTQVVDAPIEIDQGQGAGVWRPENFSSGKYNGPTTLRNALRLSLNTVTVRLAQDIGMPLIGEYARRFGVYDELPNYLSYALGAGETTVMRMVTAYSMIANGGRRVKPTLIDRIQDRYGHTIFKHDARECRGCDAPTGWKNQTEPQLIDRREQVLDTMTAYQMTSMLEGVVQGGTAIAVKEVGKPIAGKTGTTNEAKDAWFIGFSPDVVVGIYLGYDKPRPLGKGNAATGGHLAAPIARDFLKLALADKPAVPFKIPAGIKLVRVDAKSGMRVGPGDGGRTILEAFKPGTAPPDAVIGVADADGRQVYPQQPPPDSDRNFFRPGTGGLY from the coding sequence ATGCGCTTGCTGGTGCGGTTCTTGGGTTTCTTGTTCGCCGCGGGAACCGTCGTGTTCCTTGTGGGCGTCGCTGGCGTCGCTGGCGCGATCTGGCACTTCTCCAAGGATTTGCCTGACTATTCGCAGCTTCAGGATTACGAGCCGCCGGTGATGACGCGCGTTCACGCCGCCGACGGCGCGCTGCTTGGCGAGTATTCCAAGGAACGGCGGCTCTATCTGCCGATCCAGGCGGTGCCGAAGCTCGTCATCAACGCGTTCCTGGCCGCCGAAGACAAGAATTTCTACGAGCACGGCGGCATCGACTTTTCGGGCATGGCGCGTGCAGCGGTGCTGTATGCGCAGAACATCGGTTCGAACCGCAGGCCGCAGGGCGCCTCGACGATCACCCAACAGGTCGCCAAGAACTTCCTGCTGACCAACGAGGTCTCCTTCACCCGCAAGATCAAGGAAGCACTGCTCGCGATGCGAATCGAGCGCACCTATTCGAAGGACAAGATTCTCGAGCTCTATCTCAATGAAATCTATCTCGGCCTCGGCGCCTATGGCGTCGCGGCGGCCTCGCTCGTCTATTTCGACAAATCGGTCAACGAACTCACGGTCGCGGAGGCCTCTTACCTCGCTGCGCTACCGAAGGCGCCGGCCGCGCTGCACCCCGTGCGCAACCGCGATCGCGCCATCGAGCGCCGCAACTACGTGATCGATCGTCTGCTCGAAAACGGCTGGATCAAGCAGGCCGATGCCGACAAGGCCCGCAAGGATCAGCTGATCGTCACCAATCGTTCCAACGCCGCGCACACGTTCGCAGGCGAGTATTTCGCCGAGGAAGTCCGCCGCGACATCTTCGAGCGATACGGCGAGAAGAAGCTCTACGAAGGCGGTCTGTCGGTTCGCGCCACGCTCGATCCGAAAATCCAGGTGATGGCGCGCAAGACCATGGCCGCCGGCATCGTCAATTACGACGAGGCGCAGGGCTGGCGCGGCGCTTCCAGCAAGCTCGATATTTCCGGCGACTGGGGCGTCAAGCTCGCCGACGTGAAATCGCTGTCGGACGTTTCGCCGTGGCGGCTTGGGGTAGTTCTGGAAATCAGCGACCAGTCGGCGCGCATCGGCTTTCAGCCCGGCCGTGAACTCGGCGGCGCCGTGAGCAAGGAGCGGCAGACCGGGATCATCACGCTGGACGGCGTCAGATGGGCGAAGCCAACCACGGGTCCGGCGAAGGGCCGTACGCCGACGTCGATGTCCCAGGTGCTGTCGCCGGGCGACATCATTTATGCCGATCCGCTGTTTAAGGACGGCAATGCCGTCGAAGGTCAGTACCGGCTGCGGCAATTGCCCGAAGTGTCCGGTGCGATGGTCGTGATGGATCCCTGGACCGGCCGCGTGCTCGCGATGGTCGGCGGCTTCTCGTTCGACCAGAGCCAGTTCAACCGCGCGACGCAGGCCTACCGGCAGCCGGGTTCGTCGTTCAAGCCGATCGTTTATTCCGCCGCGCTCGACAACGGTTATACGCCCTCGACCCAGGTGGTCGACGCGCCGATCGAAATCGACCAGGGGCAGGGGGCCGGCGTCTGGCGTCCGGAGAACTTCTCCTCCGGCAAGTACAACGGTCCAACGACGCTGCGGAACGCGCTGCGTCTGTCGCTGAACACCGTCACGGTGCGGCTGGCGCAGGATATCGGCATGCCGCTGATCGGCGAATATGCGCGACGTTTCGGCGTCTATGACGAATTGCCGAACTACCTGTCCTATGCGCTCGGCGCCGGCGAAACCACGGTCATGCGCATGGTCACGGCCTATTCGATGATTGCGAACGGCGGCCGCCGCGTGAAGCCGACCTTGATCGACCGCATCCAGGATCGCTACGGCCACACCATCTTCAAGCACGACGCCCGCGAATGCCGCGGCTGCGATGCGCCGACCGGCTGGAAGAATCAGACCGAGCCGCAGCTGATCGACCGCCGCGAGCAGGTGCTCGACACCATGACCGCCTATCAGATGACTTCGATGCTGGAGGGTGTGGTGCAGGGCGGTACCGCGATCGCGGTCAAGGAAGTCGGCAAGCCGATCGCCGGCAAGACCGGTACGACCAACGAGGCCAAGGACGCCTGGTTCATCGGCTTCTCGCCGGACGTCGTGGTCGGTATCTACCTCGGCTACGACAAGCCGCGTCCGCTGGGTAAAGGCAATGCCGCGACCGGCGGCCATCTGGCCGCGCCGATCGCGCGCGACTTCCTCAAGCTGGCGCTCGCCGACAAGCCGGCGGTGCCGTTCAAGATTCCCGCTGGCATCAAGCTCGTCCGTGTCGACGCCAAATCCGGCATGCGCGTCGGTCCGGGCGACGGCGGACGGACCATTCTGGAAGCCTTCAAGCCGGGAACGGCACCACCCGACGCCGTCATCGGCGTTGCCGACGCCGACGGCCGGCAGGTCTATCCGCAGCAGCCTCCGCCCGATTCCGATCGAAACTTCTTCCGGCCCGGTACCGGCGGCCTGTATTAG
- a CDS encoding N-acetylmuramoyl-L-alanine amidase: protein MAGRPNHLVLSGFASVCAAALLWFALGEASAVEAQPPKPVATVRFPIASDARLAGDGKQTRLILDIDQPISVHAFALADPYRVVVDLPQVTFQLPPGIGATGRGLIKAFRYGLVMPGGSRIVIDLAGPAKITNASVLQAVNGQPARLVLDLEEVDRTTFVQLLAPENRPELRPAIADAKDTTLPVSTGPAKPEASGSQASPSDTRPVIVIDPGHGGPDNGTQWDGASEKAIVLAFALSLRERIEKNGKYRVVMTRTDDTFIPLDDRVKFARGQSASLFVSIHADALPRHEGDAQGATIYTLSDRASDAQAEKLAEAENRADAIGGVNLTEEPTEVADILIDLAQRETRTFSNRFARLLMGEMKTVTRMHKHPLKSAGFRVLKAPDVPSVLVELGYVSNKDDLEHLQSDNWRSRTVGSVAHAIDAFFAKRLATAGNGN, encoded by the coding sequence GTGGCGGGCCGCCCAAATCACCTTGTATTATCGGGTTTTGCGTCAGTGTGCGCCGCAGCATTGCTATGGTTTGCGCTTGGCGAGGCCTCCGCCGTCGAAGCGCAGCCGCCGAAGCCGGTCGCCACCGTCCGGTTCCCGATCGCTTCCGACGCTCGTCTGGCCGGCGACGGCAAACAGACCCGCTTGATCCTCGATATCGACCAGCCGATTTCGGTGCACGCCTTCGCGCTGGCCGACCCCTACCGCGTCGTCGTGGACCTGCCGCAGGTCACGTTTCAGCTCCCGCCAGGGATCGGCGCGACGGGCCGGGGCCTGATCAAGGCATTCCGCTATGGCCTCGTGATGCCCGGCGGTTCGCGGATCGTCATCGATCTCGCCGGACCTGCCAAAATCACCAATGCGTCGGTGCTCCAGGCCGTCAACGGTCAACCGGCGCGGCTTGTGCTCGACCTGGAGGAGGTCGATCGGACCACCTTCGTCCAACTGCTGGCGCCCGAAAACCGGCCCGAGCTTCGGCCCGCGATCGCTGACGCCAAGGATACAACGCTTCCGGTATCGACCGGGCCGGCGAAGCCCGAGGCGTCTGGCTCTCAGGCCTCACCGTCCGACACGCGTCCGGTGATCGTGATCGATCCCGGTCATGGCGGCCCGGACAACGGCACGCAATGGGACGGCGCGAGTGAAAAGGCGATCGTGCTGGCCTTTGCGCTCTCCTTGCGTGAGCGTATCGAGAAGAACGGGAAATACCGCGTCGTAATGACGCGCACCGACGATACATTCATCCCGCTCGACGACCGCGTGAAGTTCGCGCGCGGCCAGTCGGCCTCGCTGTTCGTGTCCATTCACGCCGATGCCTTGCCGCGTCACGAAGGCGACGCGCAGGGCGCCACGATCTATACGCTGTCCGACCGTGCCTCGGACGCGCAGGCCGAAAAACTCGCGGAGGCCGAAAACAGGGCTGATGCCATCGGCGGCGTCAACCTGACCGAAGAACCCACCGAGGTTGCCGATATCCTGATCGATCTTGCCCAGCGCGAAACCCGCACATTTTCCAACCGTTTCGCGCGGCTCTTGATGGGGGAGATGAAGACGGTCACGCGAATGCACAAGCACCCGCTCAAGTCGGCTGGCTTCCGGGTGCTCAAGGCGCCGGACGTACCGTCGGTCCTGGTCGAGCTCGGCTACGTCTCCAACAAGGATGATCTCGAACATCTGCAATCGGACAACTGGCGTTCCCGCACGGTAGGATCGGTGGCGCACGCGATCGACGCGTTCTTCGCCAAGCGGCTGGCGACGGCAGGAAACGGGAATTAA